The Bacteroidota bacterium genome segment GCTCGTCGAGTTCAACGAGGTCGGGCGCGACGACCTCGCGGCCCGTGCCACGCTCGACGCCGTGCGCCGCACGGCGGCGGTCCAGGTAGCGCAGTTCAACCACGAAGTGACGCTCCGCAGCACCGAGCCGGACGACAGCCGCTTCGGCGACATGTGGGGCCTCCACAACACCGGCCAGAGCGGCGGCACGCCCGACGCTGACATCGACGCGCCCGAGGCGTGGGACTACCTCTCCGGCGGCGTCTCCGCCCAGGGCGACCGCGTGGCAGTTGGGATCGTGGATAGCGGGTTCGACCTGGACCACCCCGACATGGACTACTGGACCAACACGGCCGAGACCCCGAACAACGGCATCGACGACGACGGCAACGGCTACGTCGACGACGTGAACGGCTGGAACGCCTACAGCAGCAGCGGCAACGTCACCAACTCGTTCCACGGCTCGCACGTCTCCGGGACGGCGGCGGGCAACGGCGGCAACGGCATCGGCATCACCGGCGTCAACTGGGACGCACAGGCCGTCGCCATCCAGGGCTCCTCGGGCAACGAGTCGACGGTCGTCGAGGCCTACGGCTACGCGCTCGCGCTGCGCCAGCAGTACGACGCCACCGGCGGCGCTGAGGGCGCGTTCATCGTCTCGACCAACTCGTCCTTCGGCGTCGACTTCGCCGACCCGGACGACTTTCCGATCTGGTGCGGGTTCTACGACGATCTTGGCCAGGCCGGCATCCTCTCGATGGGGGCGACCATGAACCGCAACGCCGACGTGGACCAGACGGGCGACGTCCCGACGGCCTGCCCGAGCAACTACCTGGTCTCGGTGACCAACACCACACGCACTGACGACAAGAATAGCGGCGCGGCCTTCGGTCTGACGACGATCGACCTCGGCGCGCCGGGCACCTCCATCCTCTCGATCAACAGCAGCGGCGGCTACAGCAACGCCACCGGCACCTCGATGGCGACGCCGCACGTCGCCGGTGCCGCGGCGTTCCTCGTCTCGGGCATGAGCGGGGCCCGCCTGCAGGAGTACAAGGACAACCCCGGCGCGGTCGCGCTCGACGTCAAGCGCGCCCTGCTGCTCGGCACCGACGACATCGGCCTCGAGACCGTCAGCGGGGGGCGCCTGAACCTGCTCGGCAGCCTCCTCGAGAGCTTCGAGGACGACGACCGCAGCGACGTGATCGCCGCCAGCACGACGATCGCGGACCTCGCCCTCGACGGCGAGTACCTCTACGTCCCGGACGGCGTCACGCTCACGCTCACCGGCTCGCTCACGCTCGGTGCCGACGCCGACGGCAACCCGTCGCGCCTGGTTGTGCGCGGCACCGTG includes the following:
- a CDS encoding S8 family peptidase, which codes for MHVCRRGLFAALACLLFLAAPTADAQRADARVPSELIVRLAPEADITDLTAAARLSGEGLVAKRLLVPALGIWLVEFNEVGRDDLAARATLDAVRRTAAVQVAQFNHEVTLRSTEPDDSRFGDMWGLHNTGQSGGTPDADIDAPEAWDYLSGGVSAQGDRVAVGIVDSGFDLDHPDMDYWTNTAETPNNGIDDDGNGYVDDVNGWNAYSSSGNVTNSFHGSHVSGTAAGNGGNGIGITGVNWDAQAVAIQGSSGNESTVVEAYGYALALRQQYDATGGAEGAFIVSTNSSFGVDFADPDDFPIWCGFYDDLGQAGILSMGATMNRNADVDQTGDVPTACPSNYLVSVTNTTRTDDKNSGAAFGLTTIDLGAPGTSILSINSSGGYSNATGTSMATPHVAGAAAFLVSGMSGARLQEYKDNPGAVALDVKRALLLGTDDIGLETVSGGRLNLLGSLLESFEDDDRSDVIAASTTIADLALDGEYLYVPDGVTLTLTGSLTLGADADGNPSRLVVRGTVQGTVSQSITGGSEIVLRPGGQNLIDGTGAGSIDLTASATTSTTVAPGGSVSFAFSVTNSTPAGYAGDFYYTAMPGSASGLIRSGTLPSGATVSGTYTQIVPASTPPGIYTYTLSVGQMTGSFLARAVVEDSESFTITVTGSAIGDAPAWLAKDIAVEEEDAAASRSATVPAELGLAAYPNPFAGSTMIQVDLAASAEVQLVVYDVLGREVARLASGTMDAGQHTVVFNGRDLPSGSYVVRVTAGGSVQTQRITLLR